One region of Acaryochloris thomasi RCC1774 genomic DNA includes:
- the crtR gene encoding beta-carotene hydroxylase translates to MTAALKPRTIPPEFLLPPETFGPTIWIFLTATALLTGGTLGQFVWNWPGWISFLCSIVALHLAGTIIHEASHNAAHTNRIVNATLGHASALMLGFAFPVFTRVHLQHHANVNDPDKDPDHFVSTGGPLWLIAARFFYHEIFFFQRRLWRKYELLEWFLSRLYLVALIGCAIQFGFIHFVLNFWFVPALIVGITYGLFFDYFPHRPFQETARWRNARIYASPILNVLILSQNYHLIHHLWPSIPWYRIQPSYFAVKHLLDERESPQTFGVFDDRKNFMGFLYDIFVGVQIENIEQPLESEETVLPEPASEDLQRESEELELEPVLVAAKAKVS, encoded by the coding sequence ATGACCGCAGCTCTCAAGCCCCGCACGATCCCCCCTGAGTTTCTGCTGCCCCCCGAGACCTTTGGCCCCACAATCTGGATTTTTCTAACAGCAACAGCCCTACTAACCGGTGGCACTCTGGGTCAGTTTGTTTGGAATTGGCCCGGTTGGATTTCCTTCCTGTGCAGCATTGTGGCCCTGCACCTCGCCGGGACTATCATCCATGAAGCCTCTCACAACGCAGCCCACACCAATCGCATTGTCAACGCAACTCTCGGACACGCTAGCGCCCTGATGCTGGGTTTTGCCTTTCCGGTTTTTACGCGGGTTCATCTGCAGCACCACGCCAACGTCAACGATCCTGATAAAGACCCTGACCACTTTGTTTCGACCGGCGGACCTCTGTGGCTAATTGCAGCCCGTTTTTTCTATCATGAGATCTTCTTCTTTCAGCGGCGGCTGTGGCGGAAGTACGAGCTACTGGAGTGGTTCTTGAGTCGTTTGTACCTAGTGGCTTTGATTGGTTGCGCCATTCAATTCGGCTTTATTCACTTTGTACTCAATTTCTGGTTCGTGCCAGCGCTAATCGTGGGCATCACCTACGGCCTCTTTTTCGACTATTTTCCGCATCGACCCTTCCAAGAGACGGCTCGCTGGCGCAATGCCCGCATTTATGCCAGCCCCATCCTCAACGTCTTGATTTTGAGTCAGAACTATCACCTGATTCACCACCTCTGGCCTTCGATCCCCTGGTATAGGATTCAGCCGTCCTACTTTGCGGTGAAGCATCTATTAGACGAGCGTGAATCCCCCCAAACGTTCGGAGTCTTCGACGATCGCAAAAACTTTATGGGCTTTCTCTACGATATTTTCGTCGGCGTTCAGATCGAGAATATTGAGCAACCTCTGGAATCAGAAGAGACCGTGTTACCAGAGCCAGCTTCTGAAGACTTGCAGCGAGAATCTGAAGAGCTAGAGCTAGAGCCAGTCCTGGTAGCGGCCAAAGCCAAAGTCAGCTAG
- a CDS encoding 3'(2'),5'-bisphosphate nucleotidase CysQ family protein, producing MPPVSAEQAQLIRTLLRQVGQQAKRMATQPFDVSAKGPEDFVTSVDRALDRQLSTQFRTWFPDDGLITEENAQSVQAFRQSHVRLWLIDPIDGTEDFMRGRPNYAVMVGLLQNNQPIAGWVYSPVRDQLYWGGPHWGLFQTTGPSPVQPLLAQPPPPPSSDFCPIMIGERDRKNYGTVLKRQIPAAQFQGLGSFGLKVMEVIQGRAGLYLYLNGRVKLWDTTGPLALARAAGLVCCDLEGKALQFTADQLNLETLAHQQAILVAWPHYFEALQQPIQAAVSAA from the coding sequence ATGCCCCCCGTTTCAGCGGAACAAGCACAACTGATTCGGACTCTGCTCCGCCAAGTCGGTCAACAGGCAAAACGAATGGCGACCCAACCCTTCGATGTCTCTGCTAAGGGACCGGAAGACTTTGTCACCAGCGTCGATCGAGCCTTAGATCGACAGCTATCGACTCAGTTTCGGACCTGGTTCCCTGACGACGGTCTGATCACCGAAGAAAATGCCCAGTCAGTGCAGGCCTTTCGCCAATCTCATGTGCGCCTGTGGTTGATTGATCCGATTGATGGCACAGAAGACTTTATGCGCGGGCGTCCGAACTATGCCGTCATGGTGGGGTTGCTGCAGAACAATCAGCCTATTGCTGGCTGGGTCTACAGCCCTGTTCGCGATCAGCTCTATTGGGGGGGGCCTCACTGGGGATTGTTTCAGACCACTGGTCCCAGCCCGGTTCAGCCGCTTTTGGCTCAGCCACCGCCGCCGCCCTCTTCTGACTTTTGCCCGATCATGATTGGAGAACGCGATCGCAAAAATTACGGCACCGTTCTCAAGCGTCAGATTCCGGCGGCTCAGTTTCAGGGACTCGGCAGCTTCGGCCTCAAAGTAATGGAAGTGATCCAGGGCCGCGCCGGTCTCTACCTCTACCTCAATGGCCGCGTTAAGCTTTGGGATACCACCGGACCCCTTGCCCTAGCGCGGGCTGCTGGTTTAGTCTGCTGTGATCTAGAAGGCAAAGCCCTGCAGTTCACCGCCGATCAGCTTAATCTAGAGACGCTCGCGCACCAGCAGGCCATCCTTGTAGCTTGGCCCCATTATTTTGAAGCCCTTCAGCAGCCCATCCAAGCTGCCGTCTCCGCTGCCTAA
- a CDS encoding DUF760 domain-containing protein, whose product MSFDPENANFIINDSEEGQANLLIQYLQNQPPEVLARVAKSVSPEIKQIISQNVQGLVGVLPSEAFSVQVVTERDNLAGLLGSAMMTGYFLRKMEQRMELETSLFDGLSIPGVDEADSQDS is encoded by the coding sequence ATGTCTTTTGACCCCGAAAACGCCAATTTCATCATCAATGATTCTGAGGAGGGTCAAGCTAATTTACTGATTCAATATCTGCAAAATCAGCCTCCAGAGGTCTTAGCGCGGGTCGCGAAGTCTGTGAGTCCAGAGATTAAGCAAATCATTTCGCAGAATGTTCAGGGATTAGTGGGTGTACTTCCCAGTGAAGCGTTTAGCGTTCAGGTGGTCACAGAACGGGATAATCTTGCTGGCTTGCTCGGCTCTGCCATGATGACGGGCTACTTTCTACGCAAGATGGAACAGCGGATGGAGCTAGAAACCAGTCTATTTGATGGTCTATCAATCCCTGGGGTTGATGAGGCTGATTCTCAGGATAGCTAA
- a CDS encoding GNAT family N-acetyltransferase, which translates to MSLESTRLSYERITRKHTQELQPILCDPRVYVHVDDGVAPSSNELLESFISREVGPYGDRSHERWVDYVVRLRESRTAIGRVEATVIEHRAEVAYILGFPYWGKGYGSESLAWLQQFVQKNYGVKEFWATVTPGNISSRHLLLKNGYREMSNDNLPQLMSYEQNDWVFFKAATA; encoded by the coding sequence ATGTCTTTAGAATCAACGCGTCTCTCATATGAGCGGATTACTCGAAAGCATACTCAAGAGCTGCAGCCTATTCTCTGCGATCCAAGAGTCTATGTACACGTTGATGATGGTGTTGCTCCAAGTTCTAATGAGTTATTAGAATCATTTATCTCACGAGAGGTGGGGCCTTATGGCGATCGAAGTCATGAACGATGGGTTGATTATGTCGTGCGGCTCAGGGAGTCACGGACCGCAATTGGGCGTGTAGAGGCGACGGTAATCGAGCATCGTGCTGAGGTTGCGTACATCCTCGGCTTTCCCTACTGGGGAAAAGGCTATGGAAGTGAATCACTGGCTTGGCTGCAGCAGTTTGTGCAAAAGAACTATGGCGTAAAAGAGTTTTGGGCGACTGTGACGCCTGGAAATATCTCCTCCAGGCATCTTTTGCTTAAGAATGGCTATAGGGAAATGTCCAACGATAATCTGCCACAGCTAATGAGCTACGAGCAAAATGACTGGGTTTTCTTCAAAGCAGCCACAGCATGA
- a CDS encoding uracil-DNA glycosylase yields the protein MSSEEQTSLFDTSAPAPPPPDFDPEQIPTSAQVPIPSGTYASLEQLQPHCNNCQRCDLAAGRTNVVISRGNPKAPLMVIGEGPGQQEDETGLPFVGRAGQLLDKIFASVNLDSEKDAYIANIVKCRPPNNRTPTTDESAACKPYLLEQIRLVNPKIILLTGATAVRGLTGNKQGITKIRGQWIDWQGYRCMPILHPAYLLRNPSKKTGSPKWLMWQDIQAVKAKLDELEA from the coding sequence ATGTCTAGCGAAGAACAAACCAGCCTCTTTGACACCTCGGCCCCGGCTCCACCGCCCCCCGACTTTGACCCAGAGCAAATCCCCACCAGCGCTCAGGTTCCAATCCCCAGTGGAACCTACGCCAGCCTGGAGCAGCTGCAGCCCCACTGTAATAACTGTCAGCGCTGTGATCTTGCTGCCGGTCGTACGAATGTTGTGATCAGTCGCGGCAATCCCAAAGCCCCTCTGATGGTGATCGGTGAAGGCCCCGGCCAGCAAGAAGATGAAACCGGACTCCCCTTTGTAGGTCGAGCGGGTCAGCTTTTGGACAAAATCTTTGCCTCAGTCAATCTAGATTCTGAGAAAGACGCCTATATTGCCAATATCGTGAAGTGTCGGCCTCCCAATAACCGCACTCCCACGACCGATGAGTCTGCTGCCTGTAAGCCCTATCTTCTAGAGCAAATCCGTCTCGTCAACCCCAAAATCATTCTACTGACCGGGGCCACTGCCGTGCGTGGACTCACCGGCAACAAACAGGGAATTACCAAAATTAGGGGCCAGTGGATTGATTGGCAGGGCTATCGATGCATGCCCATCCTGCATCCGGCCTATCTACTGCGGAATCCCTCAAAGAAAACAGGGAGTCCCAAATGGCTGATGTGGCAAGACATTCAGGCTGTGAAAGCTAAGCTGGACGAGCTGGAAGCCTAA